A stretch of the Ensifer sp. PDNC004 genome encodes the following:
- a CDS encoding DMT family transporter: protein MTDARTATTERTDTVMQGVAIMLFAMVILPGMDVIAKYMAVYEGMSPGQVTFYRFFFQLVATLPLLLGAGGLQALRAKRPFANLLRGVLLATAALFFFISVKYMPLADTFAIYFVEPFILTCLSAVFLKEKVGWRRWLAIVVGFGGAMIVIQPSFAAFGLTALLPVACAFVFACYLLLNRAVGTGDSPLTMQTIAGIGGTLTMALVILIGNGMGSPDFVPSLPKSPLGWMLVVVLGALSGYGHLLVVKAFRAAPVSLLAPFHYFEIVTATALGYLIFGDFPSLSKWLGIAIIVGSGLFIIWRERQAGRRASN from the coding sequence ATGACAGACGCCCGAACCGCGACCACCGAACGCACCGATACGGTGATGCAGGGCGTCGCCATCATGCTCTTTGCGATGGTCATCCTGCCGGGCATGGACGTGATTGCGAAGTACATGGCCGTCTATGAGGGCATGTCGCCGGGGCAGGTGACCTTCTACCGCTTCTTCTTCCAACTGGTGGCGACGCTGCCGTTGCTGCTTGGCGCCGGCGGCCTGCAGGCGCTGAGAGCAAAGCGGCCCTTCGCCAATCTGCTGCGTGGTGTGCTGCTGGCGACCGCGGCCCTGTTCTTCTTCATATCGGTGAAGTACATGCCGCTTGCCGACACCTTCGCCATCTATTTCGTCGAACCCTTCATCCTGACCTGCCTTTCGGCAGTGTTCCTCAAGGAAAAAGTGGGTTGGCGGCGCTGGCTCGCCATCGTTGTCGGTTTCGGCGGAGCGATGATCGTCATCCAGCCGAGCTTTGCCGCTTTCGGGCTAACCGCGCTGTTGCCGGTTGCCTGCGCGTTCGTCTTTGCCTGCTATCTGCTGCTCAACCGGGCTGTCGGCACCGGCGACTCGCCGCTGACGATGCAGACGATTGCCGGCATCGGCGGCACGTTGACGATGGCACTGGTGATCCTGATCGGCAACGGCATGGGCAGCCCCGATTTCGTGCCGTCGCTGCCGAAGTCGCCGCTTGGCTGGATGCTGGTGGTTGTTCTCGGCGCGCTCTCCGGCTACGGCCACCTGCTGGTCGTCAAGGCGTTCCGGGCAGCACCGGTCTCGTTGCTGGCGCCGTTCCACTACTTCGAGATCGTCACTGCGACGGCGCTCGGTTATCTCATCTTCGGAGATTTCCCGTCGCTCTCGAAATGGCTCGGCATCGCCATCATCGTCGGCTCCGGCCTGTTCATCATCTGGCGCGAGCGGCAGGCGGGACGTCGGGCGTCGAACTGA